Part of the Antechinus flavipes isolate AdamAnt ecotype Samford, QLD, Australia chromosome 2, AdamAnt_v2, whole genome shotgun sequence genome is shown below.
aataaaatggtaAAGTGGATATTAATGAGGTAATATTAATTTGGTAAAATGAACTCTGGCAAGATCAAAACAAAATTTCCCCTGTGCTGGGTTGCTGCAACATCCTTCAGATTGAAcctctgaaaatttaacaagtgCAACTGGAAAAACCAAATgcacttatttctttttaaagtgccttttcataaaatatttcccCTCTTTTAGTTCccaatgataattattattattattagcaccAAACTTCTTCATAAGCtaaaattggatttaaaattataaagaaaaccatttaaatgttaaatattattccaaagaaaactaaaagactGAGGAAATTTATTAGatccagaaaaagcatttttgaaTAGCAAAACATTATGTCAGAAGTATGAATAGACACTTCAGAGACTTAGAAATGAGATTATGTTATAAAAACTATGTTGCCCTTTAAtggaatgcaaaaaaaaaccttcatcaTTTTGTGGCAAAACAgtctttattttgaaattttaaaaaatagatatgttgtttttcagatttaatgctaaaattatgaaggaaggaaaacctatatacaaaaaatatacaaaaataaactgCTGCTCAAGTAATCAAtgtttaatttctaaaaatgtggtaactaaatttttgttttgtggaTTGCAATGACCTTAGAAGGACAAGTATATTTTTCCTTGTACCAATACATAGGTTAGACATTATAGTTTGTCCAAATCCTCCATTTTGTAGCTACCAATACTTTGCAGAGACAAGGTAAAGACAATTTAATATCGGAGCTAGAATATGGACACAGGTCTATTACTCCCAGTTTAGTTCCCTTTCATTATactaaattttgaaaatcattttcatttttattcaaaaatGAAGATCTTATgattccaaaggggaaaaaaaattcaaagaaatacatGTTATCTTAGATTTACAAGTTATTTACAAATAGTTAAGTATACAGAGATTTATGTGAGAAAATATGCATTTCTCTTAAATTTGGAGGTTATGTTGCATGAATTGTGATCATAAATTAGCTTGATAAAAATACAGCAAATATTATACCTCCAAAAATATTGTCTGTAAAACATAATCAtgttataataaacttttttccaAAGATGCTCCTATAACTCAAAAACTGTTAGAAATTCCTTTTAGGGATTGTTTTCAGAGTTGACTAATGAGGAAAATCAGTTTCATTACTTTTAAATTAGAAATGCTCTTAAGAAAATACAGAACAATCAAGTTTTATTCACTAAAGTTGATTCTAAATGATTATTTGATTGTTCTCAAAAATCAAGTGTATTAAGATTTTCCACTATTTATGTCATCTAATTTCTACTAGGCCTTCATCTTCACTGGAATTTTTTCTGGCAATTTGTCCAAAGCTTCTCTTTTGCCCATCTCATCTCATATCTTTCTGACATCATTCTTCATTATCCTCTCACAAATCCTGCTTTCTGATAAGGAAAACTCTCTCCTTAACTAAGACCAAATTAGCAACAATGGCTAGCACATATATATTTGAtcccacacatttttttttccatttgattttcccTGCTATgacctttccttctaattttttatcaTCCTTATCAATTGGTTCCTTCCCTGATTCCTTGAAATGTTAGTCTTCACCATTAAAAATCACTATATAGATCATACAATCCATGAATTATTATCTCatatttctcttccccttctcagcTAAATTCCTTAGTGTAATCAAAGATCTTCAATTTGTTTTTGATCTTATCATTTAACTGAAatcattttctccaaaaatccatttttaaactACCAGATGTAATgaccttttcttaatcctcatttttCTTAATCTCTGTGAAGTATCTGCCATTGTTTACCAGTTTAGTCTGAATATTCTCTACCCTCTGGGTCCTCATAACATTGTTCTCCTTTTATTACTGGACTGACCCACTTACCTGCACCAGAAGGCCATTAAGAACCCCCAAAATTTACCCCAGATTCTAGAAAACTctataaaattacaaattttagACATAGTAGTAGGTAGAGTTTTCTCAGCTAGGACCTCcctattccaaagaaatcacaggtttaATTCTTATCCCTTATGAATATATTGTCTTCACCATTAGAATAGGGGagtaaaaagagaatttttactttttacttgtATCCTCTAGGCTTAGTTTAGTATCTAGGATATTGAATGCTTAAAAATACTTACTGACTGATTTATTAAATACATTCAAATTAACAAAACTTAGGTTctatgaacaattaaaaaaagaattccaaaaatGTTCTATGAAGACATAATAATTATTTGAATGAGAAAgtttaatatgtatattaaaatcAGACTGCCTTAGAATCATATTTCTTGCACttggaaaattttatatgtaaatttatattaaaGACAATTAAACCATCTATTTAATTGACAATATTTTGGTTACATCTAAATGTTACCTTCATACTACTCAATCTCATAACTGCTTAACAAAAGAATGTACAATACCAGGTTATACAGTGAATTCTACTAGCAAGAATTTGCTTAGCCTTTTCTTACCTGTAAACAAGTGAATCATCATAAGTACCATTGTACTGAATTTGGAACATACGTATTCCAggtatatttctttgaaaattgaatttaagtagtgCAGTAGAAGATGTTGCTTCTGCTACTACAACTTTTTTATCTTGACTCATTTTAGTATCCCCATTACTACTACTTGTATTAGAACCTGACTTAGTAGAAGTTGAAATATCTGAGGACCCAGGATCAGGCTCATGAATATGATTTGTACTATTTAACAAGTGAGGGAGTTTGATTATATGAAGATCCACTGTCTGGGTTGCTTCCCCTGCAGGATTAGATGCAATGCAGGTAAAAGAACCTATATCCTTTACAGTTGTTATAAGTATATCAAGTGTTCCATTATCATAGACAAGAGATCTTGTTGCATTTGAAATGAGCTTTCCTTCTGGAGAGATCCAGTGAATTGCAGGCTCTGGGTCTCCCCTAGCCTTACACCTCAACGTGGCTCTTTGCCCTTCTAATACCCTCATTTCATGTGTATGTCGAGTAATAAGTGGAGGTTCACACAAAAACTCTTCTTCCGGAATTGACCAAAAGTACCGACCAGACAAAAGTGTAGGAGAAGCACAAGTCTCTAAGTCATCTTCCCTTGAAAGGCGTCTCAGCCACAATAATTCACAATTGCAGTGCAAAGGGTTTCCACCAAAACTTAATGCAAAAGTGGATGGGCTGATGATTCCTGAGGTTGCTAATACCTGAGCTCGCTGAAAGAGAGGGTCAGGTGGTAGCTTCTGCAACTTATTTGATGTTACATCTAATCTAGTCATCTTGTGCAAGTGAGAGAAAGTCCCTTTAGGTATGTGGTCAATCATATTGTGATCCAAACTAAGTGTATGCAAACTAACCATTTTTTCAACAGCCTCCCAAGGTATATTTTCAAGATTGTTATAGGATAAATCAAGCTCCTCAAGGGCGAAAACATCATCAAATGCtgtagaagaaattaaagtcagcTGATTGTTGTTTAGAATTAAGTGATGGAGATTGGAAAGCCCACTGAACATATCATTTGTGATCTTAGTCAGTCTGTTACTGTTCAAATGTAAAGCCCGCAAGTTGCGCAAATCAGCAAAAGCATGGGGTGTAATAAAGCTTATTGTATTCCGGGATAGAGTCAAATCCACCAAACTTGTCATATTGGcaaaatctttccttttaatGTTTGTAACAAAATTGTCTGCCAGTCGGAGTTCCACAGTTCTTCTGTCAATATTTGGTGGAACAAATAAGAGGCCTTTCTTGGCACACAGAGTTGCAAGATTAGGAGACAAAATCTGACACACGCAACGCTTTGGACagatctgtgctctcactgctaTGCCAATGAACAACAGGGAAAAAAGCAGTTTTTCCATTGTAGATCAAGTTTAGAATCCTATAAAAGAGGACACAAAATAGAGTGTTAACATTTAGTGATAAATTTATCTCATATATTTTTagaatgattattttaaagtttatcaaGTAACACATAAACATCTATAGAACCAGCACCAAAACTTAAAACCAAatcagtattttatattttatatagttcatagaataatgaaaacagaaatagatGTGGAGCCTGAAAGTATCCTTACTATATCATTTGCTAGATGTGTGAATATAGACAGTAGTAACTAtatttctttatcacttttctgataactaattaaaaaatctgtttcaagGTTCATGttactttaaaattatgaaattactAAGTTAAATTAGCAAAAATTTATAATAACATAATGTGAAATCTTTGTTTATTTTGCAGCTTAACAACTTTGCTACACAAACCCTGAGGCAAGTGAATAAAAATGCTTGACTTGAAATCAATAAAACTTGTATTCAAGTTCTAATTAGGACATGCTAATTATATGATCATGTGCAAGTTTTTTAAATGTGTGGTGTCCCAGGCAAAtctttgaatttaatttcttaatttgtaagataaggataaaattaataatacatgCTTCATACAAGTATTGTAAATAAAGAACTTTAGAAGCTAAGGGGACCTATCCAAAATGTGGTTTTATTAACATTTCTGTCGTTAACAttctgaaaatgaataaaattttcaatTGTTTACCAAAATCATCAAGCACAAATAACAGAGCttcaaaaaaattactttaatttttaataatttaataattacattattaaaaTTCTGAAGCTTGGAAAAAATACCCAaatctcaaattttattttaacatagttaaatataataattttattttactaagaATAAACAACTTGAAAACATGATTTGAAAGATATCAAGATATTAATTttctcttaaaatgaaaattttatgaaaagtTCTAAAGTagaaatttcttataaattaaagcaaaagattggtataattttaaaaaggaatatcaaATAGAAAACAAGAGAAGTTGTCTTACttggaaagaaaactatataactCTAcctagaataaaatttaaaaggaggaagagacCTTAATAATTATGCAGTTCATTTCCCTTATCTTGCAGATATTTTGGTTGTATCTATCATTGagctttataataatttttagcaGAAGTAAATGTTACCTTCATACCACTCAATGCTATAACTGCTTAACAAAAGAGTGTACAATACTAGGTCATACAGTGAACTCTACTAGCAAGAATTTGCTTAGCCTTTTCTTACCTGTAAACAAGTGAATCATCATAAGTACTATTGAACTGTATTTAGAACATGCGTAATCTTATACCTGAAATTAGAATctagattttctgattccaattttcaaaatggtagtagatttttttaaaaataaaaacacttctaTAATTTGCATATTGAACCAAATTTAGTATTGCTACTTCTATGAGTGGAGTTTTGACAAAGTAGTAATTCTGTTGAAACACAAGACAATGCTCATAATTTagcatagaaataaatttttgaataatttcattttatatatagtgtaacattttccaaataaaaaaatcacCCTCAAATTGAAAACAGTTTTCTAAGGATTAAGCAATCTTTTAATAATGATTATTGCATAATAAATCTTCAAAAGAATGGTAATTATTtgacaattcaaaaaaaaaagaaataacaagcatATATGCTTTTTTATAACCAACTGagattgtaatttatttttatagaaaataagatCATATTGCCACCTTGTAAATTCagttaaagaaaagatattgTGCTActgtaaagatgattttcaagtCACATGTCCCTATTGTAATCAATTCAATTATGGCCTATTTTGCTCTTGAATATTGTTGGATAAGGGCACATTTTCTGATAACTAAGGAATTTGTTCCAAGTTTCAtgttactttaaaattattaaatgaacTTTTTCAGATTAACAAAAATCCATGATGACATTTAAACACAGTAAAAAGTATTTGTTTAATCTTATAGTTTAACAACTTTGTTACAGAAACATTGAGGCATGCTGAATAAAAatattggacttgaagtcaatAAGACCTGTGTTCACTGGCATCAAGAGCATAAGACTGATACCATCTGTCTAACTCAAGGACTGAAAGAAGTTGTGAAGAAAAGTCTGCTTtctctctaatttcctttcctgG
Proteins encoded:
- the LRFN5 gene encoding leucine-rich repeat and fibronectin type-III domain-containing protein 5 isoform X3, with the protein product MEKLLFSLLFIGIAVRAQICPKRCVCQILSPNLATLCAKKGLLFVPPNIDRRTVELRLADNFVTNIKRKDFANMTSLVDLTLSRNTISFITPHAFADLRNLRALHLNSNRLTKITNDMFSGLSNLHHLILNNNQLTLISSTAFDDVFALEELDLSYNNLENIPWEAVEKMVSLHTLSLDHNMIDHIPKGTFSHLHKMTRLDVTSNKLQKLPPDPLFQRAQVLATSGIISPSTFALSFGGNPLHCNCELLWLRRLSREDDLETCASPTLLSGRYFWSIPEEEFLCEPPLITRHTHEMRVLEGQRATLRCKARGDPEPAIHWISPEGKLISNATRSLVYDNGTLDILITTVKDIGSFTCIASNPAGEATQTVDLHIIKLPHLLNSTNHIHEPDPGSSDISTSTKSGSNTSSSNGDTKMSQDKKVVVAEATSSTALLKFNFQRNIPGIRMFQIQYNGTYDDSLVYRMIPPTSKTFLVNNLAAGTVYDLCVLAIYDDGITSLTATRVVGCIQFTTEQDYVRCHFMQSQFLGGTMIIIIGGIIVASVLVFIIILMIRYKVCNNNGQHKVTKVSNVYSQTNGAQIQGCSGTMPQSISKQAVGHDENIQCYKGTSGNVTQSSDTCSSQDSSTTTSALPHTWTSNTSASQKQKRKMGPKPTNDSQNEVISSVESQNANRNNSTALQLVSRHPDSVKEVPTSKRAQSKSNALLPNVDKIAHNTQGKK
- the LRFN5 gene encoding leucine-rich repeat and fibronectin type-III domain-containing protein 5 isoform X1; translation: MEKLLFSLLFIGIAVRAQICPKRCVCQILSPNLATLCAKKGLLFVPPNIDRRTVELRLADNFVTNIKRKDFANMTSLVDLTLSRNTISFITPHAFADLRNLRALHLNSNRLTKITNDMFSGLSNLHHLILNNNQLTLISSTAFDDVFALEELDLSYNNLENIPWEAVEKMVSLHTLSLDHNMIDHIPKGTFSHLHKMTRLDVTSNKLQKLPPDPLFQRAQVLATSGIISPSTFALSFGGNPLHCNCELLWLRRLSREDDLETCASPTLLSGRYFWSIPEEEFLCEPPLITRHTHEMRVLEGQRATLRCKARGDPEPAIHWISPEGKLISNATRSLVYDNGTLDILITTVKDIGSFTCIASNPAGEATQTVDLHIIKLPHLLNSTNHIHEPDPGSSDISTSTKSGSNTSSSNGDTKMSQDKKVVVAEATSSTALLKFNFQRNIPGIRMFQIQYNGTYDDSLVYRMIPPTSKTFLVNNLAAGTVYDLCVLAIYDDGITSLTATRVVGCIQFTTEQDYVRCHFMQSQFLGGTMIIIIGGIIVASVLVFIIILMIRYKVCNNNGQHKVTKVSNVYSQTNGAQIQGCSGTMPQSISKQAVGHDENIQCYKGTSGNVTQSSDTCSSQDSSTTTSALPHTWTSNTSASQKQKRKMGPKPTNDSQNEVISSVESQNANRNNSTALQLVSRHPDSVKEVPTSKRAQSKSSKFLTVPVERSRARRRYSLNGKLVEYDCYFKSENTGLLWFKKSMSLNGMVLQSGISDLDSGKATFSRSEWILESTV
- the LRFN5 gene encoding leucine-rich repeat and fibronectin type-III domain-containing protein 5 isoform X7; the encoded protein is MEKLLFSLLFIGIAVRAQICPKRCVCQILSPNLATLCAKKGLLFVPPNIDRRTVELRLADNFVTNIKRKDFANMTSLVDLTLSRNTISFITPHAFADLRNLRALHLNSNRLTKITNDMFSGLSNLHHLILNNNQLTLISSTAFDDVFALEELDLSYNNLENIPWEAVEKMVSLHTLSLDHNMIDHIPKGTFSHLHKMTRLDVTSNKLQKLPPDPLFQRAQVLATSGIISPSTFALSFGGNPLHCNCELLWLRRLSREDDLETCASPTLLSGRYFWSIPEEEFLCEPPLITRHTHEMRVLEGQRATLRCKARGDPEPAIHWISPEGKLISNATRSLVYDNGTLDILITTVKDIGSFTCIASNPAGEATQTVDLHIIKLPHLLNSTNHIHEPDPGSSDISTSTKSGSNTSSSNGDTKMSQDKKVVVAEATSSTALLKFNFQRNIPGIRMFQIQYNGTYDDSLVYRCIAA
- the LRFN5 gene encoding leucine-rich repeat and fibronectin type-III domain-containing protein 5 isoform X5, which encodes MEKLLFSLLFIGIAVRAQICPKRCVCQILSPNLATLCAKKGLLFVPPNIDRRTVELRLADNFVTNIKRKDFANMTSLVDLTLSRNTISFITPHAFADLRNLRALHLNSNRLTKITNDMFSGLSNLHHLILNNNQLTLISSTAFDDVFALEELDLSYNNLENIPWEAVEKMVSLHTLSLDHNMIDHIPKGTFSHLHKMTRLDVTSNKLQKLPPDPLFQRAQVLATSGIISPSTFALSFGGNPLHCNCELLWLRRLSREDDLETCASPTLLSGRYFWSIPEEEFLCEPPLITRHTHEMRVLEGQRATLRCKARGDPEPAIHWISPEGKLISNATRSLVYDNGTLDILITTVKDIGSFTCIASNPAGEATQTVDLHIIKLPHLLNSTNHIHEPDPGSSDISTSTKSGSNTSSSNGDTKMSQDKKVVVAEATSSTALLKFNFQRNIPGIRMFQIQYNGTYDDSLVYRMIPPTSKTFLVNNLAAGTVYDLCVLAIYDDGITSLTATRVVGCIQFTTEQDYMHCCLMLTRLPTTHRGRNEVHIPEKCTK
- the LRFN5 gene encoding leucine-rich repeat and fibronectin type-III domain-containing protein 5 isoform X4 yields the protein MEKLLFSLLFIGIAVRAQICPKRCVCQILSPNLATLCAKKGLLFVPPNIDRRTVELRLADNFVTNIKRKDFANMTSLVDLTLSRNTISFITPHAFADLRNLRALHLNSNRLTKITNDMFSGLSNLHHLILNNNQLTLISSTAFDDVFALEELDLSYNNLENIPWEAVEKMVSLHTLSLDHNMIDHIPKGTFSHLHKMTRLDVTSNKLQKLPPDPLFQRAQVLATSGIISPSTFALSFGGNPLHCNCELLWLRRLSREDDLETCASPTLLSGRYFWSIPEEEFLCEPPLITRHTHEMRVLEGQRATLRCKARGDPEPAIHWISPEGKLISNATRSLVYDNGTLDILITTVKDIGSFTCIASNPAGEATQTVDLHIIKLPHLLNSTNHIHEPDPGSSDISTSTKSGSNTSSSNGDTKMSQDKKVVVAEATSSTALLKFNFQRNIPGIRMFQIQYNGTYDDSLVYRMIPPTSKTFLVNNLAAGTVYDLCVLAIYDDGITSLTATRVVGCIQFTTEQDYVRCHFMQSQFLGGTMIIIIGGIIVASVLVFIIILMIRYKVCNNNGQHKVTKVSNVYSQTNGAQIQGCSGTMPQSISKQAVGHDENIQCYKGTSGNVTQSSDTCSSQDSSTTTSALPHTWTSNTSASQKQKRKMGPKPTNDSQNEVISSVESQNANRNNSTALQLVSRHPDSVKEVPTSKRAQSKSNALLPNVDKIAHNTQA
- the LRFN5 gene encoding leucine-rich repeat and fibronectin type-III domain-containing protein 5 isoform X2; protein product: MEKLLFSLLFIGIAVRAQICPKRCVCQILSPNLATLCAKKGLLFVPPNIDRRTVELRLADNFVTNIKRKDFANMTSLVDLTLSRNTISFITPHAFADLRNLRALHLNSNRLTKITNDMFSGLSNLHHLILNNNQLTLISSTAFDDVFALEELDLSYNNLENIPWEAVEKMVSLHTLSLDHNMIDHIPKGTFSHLHKMTRLDVTSNKLQKLPPDPLFQRAQVLATSGIISPSTFALSFGGNPLHCNCELLWLRRLSREDDLETCASPTLLSGRYFWSIPEEEFLCEPPLITRHTHEMRVLEGQRATLRCKARGDPEPAIHWISPEGKLISNATRSLVYDNGTLDILITTVKDIGSFTCIASNPAGEATQTVDLHIIKLPHLLNSTNHIHEPDPGSSDISTSTKSGSNTSSSNGDTKMSQDKKVVVAEATSSTALLKFNFQRNIPGIRMFQIQYNGTYDDSLVYRMIPPTSKTFLVNNLAAGTVYDLCVLAIYDDGITSLTATRVVGCIQFTTEQDYVRCHFMQSQFLGGTMIIIIGGIIVASVLVFIIILMIRYKVCNNNGQHKVTKVSNVYSQTNGAQIQGCSGTMPQSISKQAVGHDENIQCYKGTSGNVTQSSDTCSSQDSSTTTSALPHTWTSNTSASQKQKRKMGPKPTNDSQNEVISSVESQNANRNNSTALQLVSRHPDSVKEVPTSKRAQSKSNALLPNVDKIAHNTQRLDII
- the LRFN5 gene encoding leucine-rich repeat and fibronectin type-III domain-containing protein 5 isoform X6, whose product is MEKLLFSLLFIGIAVRAQICPKRCVCQILSPNLATLCAKKGLLFVPPNIDRRTVELRLADNFVTNIKRKDFANMTSLVDLTLSRNTISFITPHAFADLRNLRALHLNSNRLTKITNDMFSGLSNLHHLILNNNQLTLISSTAFDDVFALEELDLSYNNLENIPWEAVEKMVSLHTLSLDHNMIDHIPKGTFSHLHKMTRLDVTSNKLQKLPPDPLFQRAQVLATSGIISPSTFALSFGGNPLHCNCELLWLRRLSREDDLETCASPTLLSGRYFWSIPEEEFLCEPPLITRHTHEMRVLEGQRATLRCKARGDPEPAIHWISPEGKLISNATRSLVYDNGTLDILITTVKDIGSFTCIASNPAGEATQTVDLHIIKLPHLLNSTNHIHEPDPGSSDISTSTKSGSNTSSSNGDTKMSQDKKVVVAEATSSTALLKFNFQRNIPGIRMFQIQYNGTYDDSLVYRMIPPTSKTFLVNNLAAGTVYDLCVLAIYDDGITSLTATRVVGCIQFTTEQDYMHCCLMLTRLPTTHRDWT